A genomic window from Lycium barbarum isolate Lr01 chromosome 4, ASM1917538v2, whole genome shotgun sequence includes:
- the LOC132637035 gene encoding homeobox protein knotted-1-like LET12 — protein sequence MEFHDHFSQELALQQHQQQNVDDDVSDQSMNFSMKLSQQYRDEVNNNNNNNNNYNNWDQSEKYKADIMNHHLSEQLLSAHVACLRIATPVDQLPRIDEQLTESQNLVAKYYVVGQSQRPLDDKDLDQFMAHYVVLLSSFKEQLQQHVRVHAMEAVMACWELDQSLQNLTGAASGEGTGATMSDDEDDQAESETNCYNGILDGVDNTNSGFGPLVPTENERFLIERVRQELKHEFKQGYKEKIVDIREEILRKRRAGKLPGDTTSALKAWWKSHSKWPYPTEEDKAKLVQETGLQLKQVNNWFINQRKRNWHNTPSSSSTQKTKRKSVGEKSRNDHFT from the exons ATggagtttcatgaccatttttctCAAGAATTAGCTCTACAACAACACCAGCAACAAAACGTTGATGATGATGTTTCAGATCAATCGATGAATTTCTCCATGAAACTAAGTCAACAATATAGGGACGAGgtcaataataacaacaacaacaataataattatAACAACTGGGATCAGAGCGAGAAATATAAAGCGGATATTATGAACCATCATTTGTCTGAACAACTGTTATCTGCACACGTGGCTTGTCTGAGAATCGCGACGCCGGTGGACCAGTTACCGAGGATCGACGAGCAGTTGACGGAGTCACAAAATTTGGTGGCTAAGTACTATGTTGTTGGTCAAAGTCAACGGCCTCTCGATGATAAAGACCTTGATCAATTTATG GCACATTATGTTGTGCTGCTGTCTAGCTTTAAAGAGCAACTGCAACAACATGTTCGTGTCCATGCAATGGAAGCTGTCATGGCTTGTTGGGAGCTTGATCAATCTCTACAAAACTTAACAG GGGCAGCATCAGGAGAAGGTACAGGTGCAACAATGTCAGATGATGAAGATGATCAAGCAGAAAGTGAGACAAACTGTTATAATGGAATTTTAGATGGAGTAGATAATACTAACAGTGGATTTGGTCCTCTTGTACCTACTGAAAATGAGAGATTCTTAATTGAACGTGTAAGGCAAGAACTGAAGCACGAGTTCAAACAG GGTTACAAGGAGAAGATTGTTGACATTAGAGaagaaattttaagaaaaagaagAGCAGGAAAACTGCCTGGTGATACTACATCTGCCTTAAAAGCTTGGTGGAAGTCACATTCCAAGTGGCCTTATCCCACA GAGGAAGATAAAGCAAAGTTGGTGCAAGAGACAGGGTTGCAACTAAAACAAGTCAATAATTGGTTCATTAACCAAAGGAAAAGAAATTGGCACAATACTCCATCATCATCTTCCACACAAAAAACCAAACGCAAGAG TGTTGGTGAAAAATCAAGAAATGATCACTTTACATGA
- the LOC132637036 gene encoding putative glycerol-3-phosphate transporter 5 has protein sequence MMELKPLNSVPSTKQPPGLNLFPRLNPPGKTLTFHKFLVLFLTFIAYAAFHASRKPPSIVKSVLGPEIKAINGTGWAPFDGLSGPHRLGELDLAFLLAYSIGMYFAGHIGDNIDLRVFLSVGMLGSGILVIVFGLGYFLDVHWLGFFLIVQILCGLFQSIGWPCVVAVMGNWFGKAKRGLIMGVWNSNTSVGNIIGSLVASSVLGFGWGWSFLLPGIFILVVAVLVYMFLVVSPDHIGLELDSKEIEMNVEGVALVGPETGEAEEEGGVVGPEMEEGARAIGFLQAWKLPGVAPFAFCLFFSKLVAYTFLYWLPFYLRHTVVAGVQLSHKSAGILSTIFDIGGVVGGVLAGVTSDIIEARGVTSIVFLLLSIPALLFYRLYGSVSMFTNISLMLISGALVNGPYSLITTAVSADLGTQSLIKGNSRALATVSAIIDGTGSVGAALGPLLAGYISTRGWNSVFVMLILSIFIASLFLIPIVKNEIKGKLNEGKWLWISMIKR, from the exons ATGATGGAACTTAAACCCCTTAATTCAGTTCCATCTACAAAGCAACCACCAGGTTTAAATCTATTTCCAAGACTCAATCCACCAGGAAAAACCTTAACTTTCCACAAATTTTTAGTCCTTTTCCTTACATTTATAGCATATGCAGCTTTTCATGCTTCTAGGAAACCACCAAGTATAGTAAAGTCAGTTCTTGGACCTGAGATTAAAGCTATTAATGGCACTGGGTGGGCCCCATTTGATGgtctaagtgggccccaccgttTAGGGGAACTTGATCTTGCATTCTTGTTAGCATACTCAATTGGGATGTATTTTGCTGGTCATATTGGTGATAATATTGATTTGAGAGTTTTCTTGAGTGTTGGGATGTTGGGTAGTGGGATTTTGGTGATTGTTTTTGGTTTAGGTTATTTTCTTGATGTGCATTGGCTTGGTTTTTTTCTAATTGTTCAGATTTTATGTGGGCTTTTTCAGTCTATTGGTTGGCCTTGTGTTGTAGCTGTAATGGGAAATTGGTTTGGGAAAGCTAAAAGGGGTTTGATAATGGGAGTTTGGAATTCAAATACATCTGTTGGTAATATTATTGGTTCTTTAGTTGCTTCATCTGTGTTGGGATTTGGTTGGGGTTGGTCTTTTTTATTGCCCGGGATATTCATTTTAGTTGTGGCGGTATTGGTTTATATGTTTCTTGTAGTGAGTCCTGATCATATTGGTCTTGAATTGGATTCGAAGGAGATTGAGATGAATGTGGAGGGAGTTGCATTGGTGGGTCCGGAAACGGGTGAAGCTGAAGAGGAGGGGGGAGTTGTGGGACCTGAAATGGAGGAGGGTGCTCGTGCGATCGGGTTCTTGCAAGCCTGGAAGTTACCAGGAGTGGCACCGTTTGCGTTCTGCTTATTTTTCTCTAAGCTAGTGGCCTACACTTTTTTGTACTGGTTACCGTTCTACTTAAGGCATACAG TTGTTGCTGGTGTGCAGCTGTCTCACAAAAGTGCTGGGATCCTTTCGACAATTTTCGATATTGGAGGAGTCGTCGGAGGGGTTTTGGCAGGAGTTACATCCGACATAATCGAAGCTCGTGGGGTTACTTCCATTGTATTCTTGTTGTTATCAATACCGGCTCTTCTTTTTTATCGCTTATACGGGAGTGTATCTATGTTTACCAACATTTCTTTGATGCTCATTTCTGGTGCACTCGTCAATGGTCCTTATTCGCTTATTACCACAGCAGTTTCAGCAGATCTTGGTACTCAGAGCCTGATAAAGGGGAACTCACGTGCGCTAGCTACTGTGAGTGCAATTATAGATGGTACTGGTTCGGTGGGGGCCGCGCTCGGGCCACTTTTAGCTGGATATATTTCGACTAGGGGATGGAACAGTGTGTTTGTTATGCTAATTCTTTCAATATTCATTGCAAGCCTATTTTTAATCCCTATTGTGAAAAATGAGATTAAAGGAAAGCTGAATGAAGGGAAATGGCTTTGGATCAGCATGATTAAAAGGTGA
- the LOC132637038 gene encoding uncharacterized protein LOC132637038, which yields MAGMLPGVEHARRRRFHQRSGNNWLNSSNSCLYTSNYDQFHLSSSSSKQRSAASHAYQDEKLVEISRKAKQRLDKKLSGQWKSESKWSINNTQKGQGFVCKEVFGLKKSVSKRFINWAKMGWKSSEQDECIICLDQFRIMDNLMQLPCAHRFHSKCLVPWLESNANCPSCRMEI from the exons ATGGCTGGCATGCTTCCTGGTGTTGAACATGCTAGGAGAAGGAGGTTTCATCAAAGAAGTGGCAATAATTGGTTGAATTCATCTAATTCTTGCCTCTACACAAGTAACTATGATCAATTCCATCTAAGCTCAAGTTCATCCAAG CAAAGAAGTGCAGCAAGCCATGCATATCAAGATGAGAAATTAGTTGAAATTTCCAGAAAAGCCAAGCAAAGATTGGATAAAAAGCTTAGTGGACAATGGAAATCAGAAAGCAAATG GAGTATCAATAATACACAAAAAGGGCAAGGATTTGTGTGCAAAGAAGTGTTTGGATTAAAGAAAAGTGTGTCAAAGAGGTTCATCAATTGGGCAAAGATGGGATGGAAATCTTCAGAACAAGATGAATGCATCATTTGCTTGGACCAATTTAGAATAATGGACAACCTTATGCAATTGCCTTGTGCCCATAGGTTTCATTCCAAGTGTTTAGTGCCATGGCTTGAGTCTAATGCAAATTGTCCTTCTTGTAGAATGGAAATCTAG
- the LOC132638030 gene encoding uncharacterized protein LOC132638030 gives MDENDEFWVVTSPPSLKQKLKNSLCFSCCFPHRRPPPPQPSSSDENPGLIWFNPEEPSNLPNLKDKVLTALSFVGNRHKRHSSTEFRYDPLSYSLNFEDGFSNNNDEEEAPLRNFSSRLPPSPPVKPMSVREVTAAT, from the coding sequence ATGGATGAAAACGATGAATTCTGGGTAGTCACTTCACCCCCATCTCTCAAACAGAAACTCAAGAACTCTCTTTGCTTTTCCTGTTGCTTCCCTCACCGCCGTCCTCCGCCACCTCAGCCTTCATCCTCCGATGAAAATCCGGGTCTAATCTGGTTCAACCCGGAAGAACCCAGTAACCTCCCGAATTTAAAAGACAAGGTCTTAACTGCTCTCAGTTTCGTTGGAAATAGGCATAAAAGACACTCTTCTACGGAGTTTCGTTATGATCCCTTGAGTTATTCCCTTAATTTTGAAGATGGGTTTAGTAATAATAATGACGAAGAAGAAGCACCTTTGAGGAATTTTTCTTCTAGACTCCCTCCTTCACCACCGGTGAAACCTATGTCTGTGAGGGAAGTAACTGCTGCAACCTAA